GATTTGGCTGAAATTGTATTGAAAACTGAAACCTGTTTATGGACAGGGCAACTGGTCCATGGACTATAATAGACTTAAAGCTAAGGTTGAGCTCTTGCAGAGAAATCACAGGGTACCTCTTAATTCAACTGATTACATTGTTGCTAAGATGAACGAGTGATTTCCTTTTCAATGTTTATTTTACTCCAACTTAGGTTTGAATGTCAGATATTAGTGTGTTCACCATATCCGAATACGAGTCAAACATGAAAGTTATAGAAAAAGAAAGTTTGACCACTTTAGCTGAACATAGTAATTTCCTGATATGTTGGTGAATTCTTAAACGTCTTCAGGCATTACATGGAGAAGAATTAGAGTCATTGAGTCTCAAGGAGCTGCAGAATTTGGAGCAGCAGCTTGATACTGCTCTTAAACTTATTCGTTCAAAAAAAAGTATGCTTTAAACAGCTGTCCTTTGTCCCATTATAGTCTTACAAATAATTGTTACTGGTTTAATGATGAAGGCAAACCAGGAGCAATAAACCGAGAAAGAGGTGACATAGCTTTTTCCATGTTCAAGATTGTCACAATAATTTTTGTTCTTTCCCACTGGAAATGCAATTAATGTAAGATTTTCAATGTAAAATTCAAAATCTCCAACATCTTCAACATTtacaatctttttctctttttttttttttttgtaatagaaAACATGAACTAACAAATACCTGTCTTGGCATGTAGATCAAAGAGAGGGAGAAGACAGTGGCGCAGCAACAGCAGCAGCAGCCGCATGGGGCAGCAAGACCATGCTCAACACATCACCTTTCTGCTGCCACCCCTCCTCCCTCGAATATCGGGTACACCCTCATTGGCATCATCCTAATATATCAAGATGCATGAAAGGTTATGTTACTTGTGATGCCAAGAATAAAATCCATCAGCTGAAACGATTAATTTTAAACGTAGCCAAAGAAAATGGTCCCATAAGCTTTCGTTTTTCTTTGTCTATAATGAAGGCAAAAGCTGGTAAAAGATTGATGTTTATAGTTACAATTTTGCAGTGCACATACCAGGAAAGCAACAAATAGGAGGAATGAATAGACTTACTCGAACTATTTACTCATGCACTTGGAGCTTTGCTGCATGAAATGGGTACAATAATTAATATGTTTTGGTAATGTATAGGAATAGATCCATGCACTATGTTTCTTTAAAAAGAACAATGAGAAAGGATAAATTGTTGGAAACTCATGCCTTTTATGTCTGCTTGTCTTGACATACATATATTGTGTATCGATGTCGATGATTAGTGTATTACTGGATCTCGTATTCACTCGTTATTAACTGTCAGTTGCTGCCTTTGAAGAtacaatttcataatttcttgGTGATTATATCAAGCAATTAGACTAAATCTCTTtcagtgaaaaaaaaaaagagtacatAATTTCTTGCAATGATAAATGGCAATGCAGGACCTATATCTCTTCTCATCAAACTACAAAACtcggaaaaaaaaaactattgaaaTGTACCCTCAAAAATCATACGTTCATCTTTGGTTAATGGGATCCAATTTCTACTTCACCAAAATCATCATCTGCAAATCAGTCCATAATCAGTTATATATTTAGGAAAATATGCATTAGAGACTATATAGAATCCCCATTTTACATGATATAAAGAGCTAACAGCTCCGGTTTAGTATCGATTCTCGACATTTGATGATTGGAAGAAAGAGATGCTAAATGGGATTTAATGGCAGAAGTTAGAACAGAAAATGGAGTAATTGCAGAACCTTGTAGAAACAAATTACCTTGGCACAAATAGGACAGTTTCGATCCTCCATCCACTCATATATGCAACCAAGGTGGTAAGTGTGGGAACATTGAAGAACTATTCTTGGATTTTCGGAATCTGAATAGGAAATCAAAGAGGGAACCAAAGTAACCAATGCTCATTTAATGCTCCATGTATAGCGGTTAGGAATCAGCAATGAAAAGGTACCTTCAAGACATGTGGGCAAAACTCCATCTTCTAATGATCATAGTCACACCAATCATTTCAGGTTTATCGTGTGAGAACTTCAATTGAGATTCCATTGAACTCCATGATTTGTTCTATACTTCGTTCCGGTATGATCGATAATCCCTCTTCCTTCAATCGATGTCCTAGAGGGTGTCGTATCAGCTCGGAATGCAAGACCCTTGCAGTATGTGTGATGATATTGTAAATGCAGCATTAGAACCAAAGGGCTGACACTTGAGAATTCAAAGCGGGCGAATCCGATTGCTCGTTGCTCCTTACTCCGGTaaactgaggatcaaattaataAGCCCCGGTGAAGCTAAAGATCAAAGAAGCATATAGAAATGCTATCAGAAAACAAATATTATAGATTCCTTGAAACTTTCATCAAACGAACAGTCCAGTAGCCAATGACTCAATCCATAattggcaaaaaaaaaagaaaaaagaacttgTGTAAATTGAGGTGTTCATTGTTAAGAAGAAAAAGAACTTCATGCCCATATAAATTCAACAAAATTCTGTCTCGATGCTAACCAAAAGGAGAAGGAAAAAAATTGACATGGTACCTTTCCCTGAGGCATGAATGACGCTATTGAGACTGATAAAATTGAAACATGTAGTTCAGGATCCGATACCCAAACACAGCACAAGCTCCATGATCAATATTAATTACTTGTCagcctaaaaataatcataattaagcaATCCTTTCacaataacataaaaacataatttagacAGTGAGTAGTAGTCCTCAACTGACATCGCCCAAGTAGAAAAAAAgtttttgataaaaatcaagggaATTAACGTGAAGAAATCGCTGCCTTGAAAAGGAAAATATAAACAAGGGAATATGGTGTTTTTAAAGTAGAGAACAGATAGAGATGATGATAAAACCCCCAAATAGTgcacaaataaaagaaaaaacaaaactaaTTTATAGCGGTGGGAAAAATTGAAAATCTAAAAATCTCGAGTTTtcgattaaaattataatttgaagcCTAAGCTGCGTAATTCTTCTACACAATCGACAAAAGAGACTATATAACGATTTACGATACCCAGTCAAGGGACCATCTTTATTCTTCATAGCTGCATGCTTTCATGACGCGGAAATTGAAACCTACtttaaagtaaatattatttttttttaaatatttaaattagatTGTATTGGATAGAAGGTTAAATATTCTTCAAGGTTTTACTCTCATAGACTTAAAATTTAGTTCTTGTACTTTGTTCCTAAGAATTTATTctctatttaatatttcaaaatttaggtttgattgttaatactattaaaattatttttgttaattaggttcattacaacgtcattttttagttacattgctaCTGAAtgagtatttttaatattttcaaaatgtcacactaacaaattaacaataaaatttaatagtGTTGACAATGTATTaactttgaaatctaaaaagtagaaggactaaattcttaaaaaagtatagagataaaattaaatttatgaagagtacaAAAACTTACAAAATACTTTAACCTAGAATAACTTGTAACCCCCTAAACCCGATCTAAATGTATGGCTGAATCTCGAATATCACATCGACCATGATGAtgactgtaacatcccaaaatagggtctAGTCTGAAAAGTGGTTTCGGGGACCACAAATCGACgttgaaatattattttatgatattatgaggtctaaatatgaaaatatgcttgtgttaaagtttcatgaagaataTATGAGcaagtgtccaattggaaaataaggaccaaattgagtaaTCGCAAAACTTGGATTCAGAAGCAATTGtaatgaaattgctttagattattataGAAGTCCTTAGGAGCAATTTTCCCAATCTTaagttttggacaaaaatgggcatgtatggaaaaaatttaaagaaagggcttaagggcattttgttcatttggctaattaatgaaataaaatgggaaaatgaaggcaaaaatcagccattcttctccctcatccagcCAAATTTCTCAagcctccatagctagggtttttaatatttcaagctcaatagtaagtgtcccaagtcccgtttttaatgttcttcgtattttaaAACCcgatagcttactctctccatttctaccccatattttgagttagggttcatgttgcAAAGTGAACCATGTGTCACATGTttatctttgatgttttatggaggaaatgaaagttggatgtgtgttaaacatatttttctaggtgattttcatgaaaaacctctaaaaggacctttttgcaaaaggtacaaaatatgtggtagaaatgtgaaataatggaaaatgtggctgccataagagggaaaaaacTTCGATTAGGCTGGGTAAtgtagaaatttcatgcattcatCATACAAGcctaggactaaattataaataagtaaaagGTTAGGGCATAACGATCATTTGTtcggggtgaaatttagactcgaaagaACAATTTGAGGTATAAATACATTTTATTGTTAAATCGAGAaaaaatttcggaggtcgataaggaaaagaaaggtttggAATAACGAAATAAAAAAACGGATAAGGAAGTTTGAATAATTTAAGTAAACTATTATATGTCTAATTGCATGTTAGAATGGATGATAATGGTTATagtgatggcatgaaaatccataaaatgtgttaataataatgaatgATAATAAATTCCGATTGAAGTCAAAGGGAAATCGATGGAAAAACATGGCTTacgtgacttgagatcctgcatgttacagaaaaggatttagcccagacgggtaatccgttgatccaAATAAGAAAGGACTAGCCCCACAGTGTttcttgagtgatcgagcctcccgaagaatatgtgtgcataatggatttagcccggaaggGTAATTTGACTAGAGTCTGATTTAGccggactggtaatttagatccgagctcattacgAGTGTTTTCGCTacaaggatttagcctggactgtatcccgccataagatgtgaggttcgcgggagtggtACTTGGATGATCTTTGTGACTTGATGACAAATGGATAATGCATTGAGATTTTGAGAAATTAACGAGAAACATGAGATAGAAAAATGAAATGTGGATGATGAGCTTATCTAAGACaattacatggtgtattgttatGAAAAACTTATCGATTGAGTGCAAGTAATAGGgaaaactatttcatgcttgttggttttattgcctaatatggatcATGCTAAttatcggtaagtttactttccagttattcgggcttactaagcatgtaaatgctacccctctcttttccctgtcttacagactggaggactcgtaaagattggagacgttggagaatcaacacactatcatctagtccagctttggtatatagatacttttatttgttcaatgacatgtatagggcttttgttattttgttttatgtgtcatttgattagccaacatgaaggcttataaaagtatacgtgttcacttgtatatggccatagaaattggctcattttgatgtaggttatgacctacaaatttGTGCATGTTTATGTCCAATGTTCTTATGATGGTTAAATATGGCATATCACAATTAAGTATATGTAATGTGACTAAATCACAAGGGATGGCTAGgttataattggcaatgagttaagacaATGAGCCAAGCTTAATTGAGTTACCAGTCATAGAAACCCTAACATAAAGTGGATAATCGAGCATGTATAAAACCGATGAGATAAGGTTACATGCAATGAGATATATCAATGTCATTTGGGATGTAAATTAGGCCTTGTTATGTATTTTggtaattataagagtttggggATGATAGAGgttgaccaaaggcttggaaactAGCCTAACAacgtccacatgggtagacacacgggcgtgtgtctaggccgtgtgtgacaccaCGGACCGCCTCATGGgcgtgtgatatggccgtgtgtcccctgtacataaaaattttaagtcagaatgcatggtagtaaacacacgagtagagacactgtaacaccccttacccatatccgaccgccggaacagggtacgagacattctggactaaacatacacattcatgcaaaaaatgggccataaaatctcttttaattcaaaacctttcaaacacatacATGTCGTCCcatatttgggtctacgaagcccaaaacattcctCGAAATTGATTccggactaaatcgagaactttgaaaagtttcaggaaaacttaggaaattttccatgaaacagggtcacatgtCCGTGTCCTTAgactatgtaactctctgtttatgacgtcaaccctcacacgattgagacacacgactgtgtctcagcccgtgcggccaacacttaggctattttccaagccttgtcACAAGCCCGTGCGGACATAGGGGCATGCTCGTGTcctcagaccgtgtaactctctattatGACGTTAACATGTGCATCGAACCACACGGccgggtcacacgcccgtgtctcttggtcgtgtccctcacacgttgagacacacggctgtgtctcaacCCGTgcggccaacacttaggctattttccaagccttcatgttacccataatctcttacaaGTAATGTATCTACTCATCAATACCAACTCTAGATTCCTTacttcacattcataagactggtcattttgatgaccattttaccattatactatggttaccaacttatccatcaagcactcatgttcaatcattatcacgttgtgtatataacgtgcaattactacatggctatggccacctcaattggtcatagagcatacatccaacacacatgtcatattactaaccatgcatggcaaataaacataatcaatataaacattagacatgaatGAATAGCTAGgctacaagccataatcaatatgcgCCACATCTCATGCCATatgcatataactcaatataagccaacatatTGGCCAAAGAAAAATAATgcatgtcaatcaactagatccctatacatgccactcacttgaaaatttctaatatatacttcattttttccaaaggtagcgacttgatagtgtgatgctacctccgatgatctccaactccaagctaacctgaaaacactaaaggaaaggaaaggaagggagtaagctttatagcttagtaagaccataTGAAAAAATAAGTAACTTATCAACTTGCTTTCATGGTAATACAACCTTTGCATTTTACTCATGTCCAAGtaagctgttttctcgag
The sequence above is a segment of the Gossypium hirsutum isolate 1008001.06 unplaced genomic scaffold, Gossypium_hirsutum_v2.1 scaffold_239, whole genome shotgun sequence genome. Coding sequences within it:
- the LOC121226512 gene encoding agamous-like MADS-box protein AP1, translating into GNWSMDYNRLKAKVELLQRNHRALHGEELESLSLKELQNLEQQLDTALKLIRSKKSKPGAINRERGDIAFSMFKIIKEREKTVAQQQQQQPHGAARPCSTHHLSAATPPPSNIGYTLIGIILIYQDA